The window AGTGCGGCGCGATGGGCTTCTTGAGCGAAGGAAAAATGCCGGTGAGATTGCTCGCGCTCGTGGTCTCGTGATTGCCGATGCAACTGACCAGCGGAATCATCCGGCCCTGCGTATCTCGCATTGTCTGGCTGTAGTTCTCAAAGAACTGCTGAACCGTGGTCGGACTCTTGCCGTTGTCGTAGGCGAGGTCGCCGCCGATGAGCGCGAACTGTGGATCTTGCGCGGCCGCGAGGACATTGGTCTGCAGCGCCGACGATCCCACGCCGCAGTCGCCACCAGACACAAACTGAAACGTGCTGGTCAACTTCGCCGGCATCGTGCGAAAGCGATAACTGCGCGGCGCATCGTTGATCACAAACTGGTATTCGGTCCCCGGCAGCAGGCCAGTCAGTTCACAGCGATGAACCTTCAGTGGCGTATCGGGAAACGTCTTCGACTGCACGCGGGCGGTCAGCTTTTGTTCGCTCTTCAGCACGCCGTAATGAATGCTGCATTGCTCTTCCGGCCCGAGCCATTGAATGACCATGGTCGTCGTCGGATCACGCCACCAAGTGAGAAACAGCGATGGCGGCTGACCCGGAATGTGAGCGGCAAGTTTGACGCCCGGTTCAGCGGGCTTGGTCTCAGCAACCTTCGCCTCGGCGGTTTTAGTTTCGACCGGCTTGGTGGCATCGGCAGCGAACGCAGGCGACGGCAGGTACGCACCCAGAGACCAGGCGGCGGCAGCGCTCAGCGAGGTAGTGAGAAATTCACGGCGATCGCGCCGAGGAGAGCGTGGCATGGCGAGGGCACCTGGTGGGAACTGCAGGCTGAATTGCAATAAGCGGGCGGGATGCTGTTACGATAACCGCCCGCGAGACGGGGGGCAATCGAAATGACATTCTGTCGCTCTTGTAAGCCAACCTGAAGAAGAAATGAAGAAATCTTGCGTATGGAGTCAGTTTTGCGGGTTATTCGACCTGCTGGCTGCAAAAGGTTGTCATCGCGCTGCAACTTGAGTGCATATTCACGCCAAAGTAGTCGATAGATTACCCAGCGTGATACTTGTTCTAACAACCCTCAGATCAGCAACTTTGGATCGACCAGATCACGCTGCGACATGAGCCCAACGGGCCCACGCGCTCTGCTCCGACTGACCGCGATATTGGAGCTGCGGCTCATTCACTTCGAGATGGTACTGCCCCACTGTCTTGAAGTGCGTAGCCGCAGCTCTTTTTCGTTTCTTGGTGACTACGTTTCCGCCCGCACGCCGATCCGAACTGCTTGCGATTCGCGAGCGACTTGAAATGCCTCGGCCGTTTCCGCCAGCGGTCGCCAGGCTGCGACGAGACTGGCGAACGGAAACTTTTCTTGGTTGTGCTCGAGAAATGACATCGCGACGGCTAAGTGCCGCGGCGCGTAGTTGTGTACACCGCTGATCGTGAGTTGCCGGCGGATGATTTGTTCGGGAACGAGCGACAACGGCGGGCCGGGAAAGACCGCGCCGACCAACACGATACGGCCGCCGATCCGCAGCAACGGCCAGGCGTTCTCTAGGGCGGGCGTGGAGCCGGTGAACTCCAGCAGGATATCGAGGCCATGACCGTCGGTCAGCTCGCGAACTTTGTTTGCTAATTCATCTGGAGTAAGCGCGTGCGTCGCTCCAAATGCAATCGCTTGAGCTCGCCGCGCTTCATTCGTATCAACGCACAGCACTTCCGCTGCGCCCGCCGTGCGGCTCATCGCGCACACTGTGAGGCCGAGCATTCCCGCGCCGAGAATGCCAACCGTTCGCCCTGATAGTTCACCGGCGGCTTCGAGGGCGGCAGCGACTGTCGAAGTCGCACAACTCGCCGGGCAAGCAACTTCCAGCGGTAAATTTTCCGGCACACGGATGATCGCAGTGCCGCGCACCAGCAGGCAATGTTCGGCCAGACCACCGAGCAACTCGCGGCCCGGCCGAAAGGCTTCATGGCCATACTTCACGCTCTGCAGACATTTCTGCGGCAAGTTGCGCTGGCAATAAAAACATTCGCCGCAATTGGCAACGATGGCCCAGGTCACGCGATCGCCGATCCGCAGTTCGCGACCGGCCAGATCGATTCGCGGCGTTCCCTCACCAAACGAGATAATCTCGCCGACGATCTCATGACCGAGCACGGTTGGTACGGGAACCTTGCGATGCCCTTCATAACTGTGCAAGTCGCTGCCGCAAAGCGTGCAGCCAAGGACACGCACCAGCGTTTCACCCGATTGAAGATCCGGCAATGACAATTCGCGCAGATGAACTTCCCGCGCGGTTCCTTCGAATACGGCAGCCTGTGAATTCATGCTTCAACCTTTAGCGCTCTGGCCAGCATCGCAGGCTGCCGCGCGCGAGTGGCGAAGTACAACCAACTGCCCAAGAGAAAAAACATCGACAGCCCTGCTGCGATCCAGCTGATGGTGAAAAAGAACCCGAGGAACGAGCCTTCGACCTTGAAGAAATTCTTGCACAACAGCACGGCGACCACACCCAGATATCCGATGGCATCGGCAACATACATCAAGAATCCGAGGTTTCCTTTTTCGCGCGTCATGGCGAGAAACCGCTCGAACACCGTGGTGTGAATGGCGACATACGGCAGATACAAACCGAGCCCGATCAGCACCATGAAAGGAAAGCTGCCGAGCGAACCACTCTGCACCGCAAACAGCGCGGCGATCATGAGCGCGAGGCCTGCGCCGCAAACTCCTAGCGAGGCAAAGAATGCCGCGCGACTATCGCGAATCATCACAAGTGCGCCGTTTACGACCAGCACACCAAGGGCCACAAACATTTCCGATTGGCTGAAAATTTTGGGAACCACTTCGGTGTGTAAACCGTGCCAAAGCTCCGGCGCAAAATCACTGCGAATGCTCCGCAGGATGGAAATGAGCAGATAGATCAACACAATCGCGGTCAGACCGAACCAGTACCTGCCATACAGTCCCCAGCGCTCCGCTCGCGTCAGCGTGACGCGCTCCGAACGTTCGGCAACATCATGCCGTGTCGGTGGCGGAATGAAAGCGAGCATCAACACAAACACCAGCAACGGCCCAGCAAACACGAGCCCGGCCACCGAAGGCATCCACGCGCTCGGCACCTGCTGTTCGAGCAACCAGGAACCGACTGACTTCGTCATGCCGTCGGCGAGAATGAAACTCGTACACAAACCAGCGGCCAGCGCTTCAGTCGCGCGTCGTCCTTCTAAAAATCCCAGCACCAGGCCGAAGACCATTCCCAGCGGCAAACCGTTGAAAAAGAGGGCGATGGCATTCCACGGTTGCGGCAACAACCCAAAGAAGACGAGCGCGAGTTCGGCGATTCCCACGAGTGCGAGAATCGCCATCGCGCGTCGTTCGCGCGGCATCTCTGAAATCACTTTGATGCCGATAAACTTCGACAACATGTAGCCCAGCGTCTGGGCGATGACGAGGACCACTTTCAAGCTCAAGCCGAAGACCAGCGCTTGGTCCGGCGCGTCGGCAATCGTCGTGAACGGTTTGCGAAAACCGTACATGCAAAAATAAGTGCCGAAAGCCGCGACGACCGACCAGATGCCCCAGAACCAGGCGTTGCCCGCGGGCACGTCGCGCGCCATCTTCCTCGCATCGGTCTGTACTCCGCCATTCATACGTCGCACTATACACCCCGCCCCTGACGAGTGTGTTTAGATTTGATGAATCTCCGTTTGAGCCCTGCAAAGCAAGCGAATCGCGCGATACGATACCAGCCGCGACACTCACCGGAGGAATTCCCACCATGGACAATCATCACCCCGTCACGCGCGAAGTGCTCCACCTCTTTCACGCCCACGGCGGTTCGCGCTACGGCGGCGAAAATGTCTCGCAACTCGAGCATGCCCTGCAAGCCGCGTACTTCGCGGAACGCGACGGCGCACCATCGACACTCATCGCCGCGGCGCTGTTGCACGATGTCGGTCACCTGCTGCACGACTTGCCCGCCGATGCTCCCGATCAGGGGATTGATGACCGGCACGAAACCCTCGGCGCGCGGTGGCTCGCGAGTCGGTTTGGTCCTGCGGTATGCGAGCCGGTGAATCTGCATGTCATTGCGAAGCGTTATTTGTGCGCGATCGATCCCGCGTATTTCGGTTTGCTCAGCGCGCCGTCGATTCAAAGTTTGGCCCTGCAAGGCGGGCCGATGAACGCCGAAGAGTCTCGACAGTTCGAACAGCATCCGTTTCATCAAGAAGCGGTTCGCCTGCGTCGGTGGGATGACGCTGCCAAGGTCGAGAAGCTCGCCACGCCTTACGTTGAGCACTTTGCTGGGCACTTGGATGCCGCTGCCGCAGAAGGACACGGCGCGTGAGCAAGGTCGGTATTATCGGCGCGGGGATCGTCGGCTTGGCGCATGCCTGGTCGGCGGCGGAACGAGGCCATCACGTCACGGTGTTCGAACGAACCGCGCAGGCCAGCGGCGCGTCGATTCGCAACTTCGGCATGGTCTGGCCCATCGGTCAACCGGCGGGTGAATTGCATCAGATCGCGCTCGCGAGCGCTCAGCGCTGGCTCCGCCTCGCCGACGAAGCGAGCGTGTGGGTCAATCGCTGCGGCTCGATCCATCTCGCGCATCGCGCTGACGAATGGCAGGTGCTGCAAGAGTTTCACACGCAAGCGGCGACGCTCGGTTTTGCTTGTGAACTTCTAACTCCCAACGAAGTGCTCCAGAAAAGCCCAGCCGCCAATCCCAACGGCTTGCTCGGCGGCTTGTACAGCGCAACCGAGCTCGGCGTGAATCCGCGTGCCGTCATTCGCGAGTTGCCTGGCTGGCTGGCCTGGCAAAAGGGCGTGAACTTCGAGTTCCAAACAACCATCACGCATGTCGACAGCGAATCGCTGCGCACTGCGAACGGTCAGAGCTGGCAGTTCGACAAAATCATCATCTGTGGCGGCGCCGATTTCGCCACGCTCTTTCCCGCAGTCCTCGCCTCGGCTGGCATGAAGCAATGCAAGCTGCAAATGCTGCGAACGGTTTCACAAGCCAATAACTGGCGGATCGGCACGCACTTGGCGAGTGGTTTGACGCTGCGACACTATCACAACTTTGACGTTTGTCCGTCGCTCGAAAAACTGAAGCAACGCATCGCGCACGAAACGCCGGAGCTCGATCGCTACGGCATTCATGTGATGGCATCGCAGCTCGATGGCGGCGAAGTAATCCTCGGCGATTCGCACGAGTATGACGGCGACGTCGAACCGTTCGATAAATCGCTAATCGATGATCTGATGCTTCGCGAACTCCGCCAAATCATTCAGCTCCCTGACTGGTCGATCGCCGAACGTTGGCACGGCATTTATGCAAAGCATCCCACGCTGCCGATGTTCCAAGCCGATCCACTGCCGAACGTTCACATCTGCACCGGCACCGGCGGCGCCGGGATGACCATGTCCTTCGGCCTCGCCGAACGCAACTGGCAACGCTGGTCAAGCTAATTCTTCCCTTCTTTCAATCTGCATTCTGCCATCTGAAATCTGCAATCATGAACCTCCAAGCCGTTTTCTTCGACTGGGCCGGCACAACCGTGGATTACGGCAGCCGTGCGCCCGCTAAGGTCTTTGTCGAAATCTTCCGCCGACGCGGCGTGGAAGTGACCGTTGCCGAAGCACGCGGACCGATGGGAATGGCCAAGCGCGAACACATCGCCACGGTTCTTGCGCTGCCGCGCGTGACGAAACTGTGGACCGAAGTTCATGGGCGAGCGCCCGTCGACGGCGACGTGCAAGCAATGTACGACGAGTTCCTGCCATTGCAACTCGACACGCTCCGCGCTGGCAGCGAACTCATTCCCGGCGCCGTCGCAGCCGTCGATGCTTGCCGGCGGATGGGTCTTAAAATCGGCTCCAGCACCGGCTACACCCGTGCACTCATGGAAGCCGTCACTCCCGGCGCTGCTGCCGGCGGTTACGTGCCCGATTGTGTCTTCTGCGCCGACGACGTTCCGCAGGGCCGCCCTGCTCCGTGGTTGAATTTTCGGATCGCCGAGGAACTCAATGTTTATCCCCTCAGCCAAGTCGTCATCGTCGACGACACCCCGGTCGGCATCGCCGCGGGCCTGAACGCCGGCTGCATCACCGTCGCCGTTTCACAAAGCGGCAACGCGCTCGGCCTCTCGCTGGCTGAGGCTGAATCGCTCCCTCCTGCAGAATTAGAGTCTCGCCTCGCTGCGATCGACCGCGACTTCCGCGCCGCTGGCGCGCATCACGTCATCCGTTCGGTTGCCGATCTGCCGGAGCTTCTAGAAAAGCTAATTGCAAGCTAAGCCGTAGGGCGGACCATTGGTCCGTCGAAGAGCCGCGAGTTCACAGATTTGGCGTGGTACCCGCTTCGGGAGCGGACCGATGGTCCGTCCTACGAACTCGCTCGCCTCGGCTACAATAGCTTGGCTATGAACGACTCGCCGCTGCTCCACATTGTCCTTTATCAACCCGAAATCCCGCCGAACACGGGGAACATCGGCCGCAGTTGCGTGGCCACCGGTTGCCGATTGTGGCTCGTCGAGCCGTTGGGCTTCGACATCAGCGAGAAGGCAGTCCGCCGCGCCGGGCTCGATTACTGGTCGCTGCTCGATCTGCGCGTGGTGCCCAATTGGGAAACGCTTGCCGCGGAACTGAGCACGCAGCTCACCAGCGGCCGCGTCTGGCTTTTCACCAAGCACGCCACACAGAGCTATCTCCAGCCGCAGTATCAGCCCGGCGATGTGCTGATCTTCGGCTGCGAAACAGCTGGCCTTCCGGCGGAGATCCTGCAGCAGTTCCCCGGCAACCTCGTTCGCATTCCGATGCGGCCGCAGGTCCGCAGCTTGAACCTCGCCGTCAGCGCCGGCATCGCCATCTACGAAGCCGTTCGCCAGATCGGCGTGACGGATGAACACTTTGCGTGACAGCTGCTTTGGTGGGCCTCGCGGAGTACCTCTCGACCCACCCTACGTAAGTTGATTGCGTAGAATGGAGTCAGGAGGTTCCTCATGTTGCTCGAAGAATTCAAATGGAAACAAGAAGTCCTCGAATCGACCGAGCCGGTGCTTGTCGATTTCTGGGCCGAGTGGTGCCAGCCGTGTCGTGCGATGCACAAGACACTCGAGTCGCTCGCGCGAGATTTCAAAGTCTGCAAAGTCAACGTCGATAAAAATCAACCGCTGGCGGCGAAGTACAACATTTCGTCGATACCCGCGCTGCTGATTTTCAAAAATGGGCAAATCGCCGCTCAGCATCTGGGCGTAACGCCCGAGGCCACATTGCGAGCCGACTTGCAGCGGCTAGGCGGTTAGTTTTCAAACCTTCGCATGCTGCCATTTGCCGCCGGCGAAGCGGATGGCCATCAGCACGCTGCGAACGGCAACGTCGGTGACCATCGCCATCCACGCGCCATGCACGCCGAGGTTCCAACCCGGTATCGAAGTGTGCAAAAAAGGGAGCGGCAATTCGGCCCAGGCCAGCCACATCGCGCCCGGCACGCGAATGCAAATCAAACCGGCCAGCGTCACCATCAGCGGCCAGGTCGTGTCTCCGGCGCCGCGCAGCGAACCGCTGACAACCTGCAGCACTGCGAGAAACGGACACGACAGCGCGACGATCTTCAGCAACTGTCCAGTCATCCGCGTCATCTCGCCGGGCTCCTTCGCAAAGAAAACGGCAAGTTGCTCGCCGAAAGTGAAGAACAACAGCCCGGCCGTGCACATCACTGCCATGGCCAGACCGCTGCCGACCAGTGTGCTGCGCACCGCGCGTTCTGAGTTTTCCGCACCGAGCGATTGCCCCACCATGGTCGCCGCCGCTACGGAGAACGACAGCCCGGCCAGATACGACATGGCTTCGATCTGCACGCCCAGTCCATGCGCGGCCTGCGCCGCCGTGCCCAGGCTGCTGATAATTCGGTAATAAACGAGATGGCAAAAAATAATCACAAGCAGATCGAAGCCACCGGGCACGCCGACGCGCAGAATGCGGCGCATCAACGGCTGATCGATCTTCAGCGTTTGCAGCGAAAGTCGCACACCGCCGCGCCCGCTCAGCATGATGAGCAGCAGAGCGCTGCTGCCGGCAAGGTGTCCACACACCGTTCCCGCCGCCAGCCCCTCCCAGCCAAGCTTTGGAAAGAGCCCCCAACCAGTCACACAGCCCGTGCTAACGATCGCATTAACGAGATTCACCAGCACCCGCGCTTGCAAGCCGCTGATGGTATCGCCCGAGCCGCGCAAACAGGCCGTGCCAATCTGCTCGAACATGATGAACGGCACGGCGAGATTCAGCAGCCGCAGATACCGCGCACCAAAGCTGGCCGCATCTCCTTGCAGGCCCATCGCATTCACAAACGCCCCGCCGCCGAAGAAGATCACCAACATGGCCAGCAAAGCGAAACCAACGCCGAGAAACATCGCCTGCTGCGTCGCGAACTCCGCATCGGCCCGTTTGCCGGCGCCGACGCTGCGGGCCACAAACGCCGTTGCGCCGATGCCGATGAACGCGAAGGAACTCGGAATCAGCCAGCTGATGTAGGCCATCAAGCCCATCGCGGCGAGCGGATCTTCGCCGCCGATGAACCGCCCGGCCAACCACCAGTTGGTGTAACCGACCGCCAGATTCAGCGCTTCTTCGACCAACACCGGCAGCGCCAGCGCAACCAGCGGACGGAGCACGCCGGCAGAGGCATCGAGCGACTTTGATTCCGCGATTTTCATGGGTCTGCAGTGTAATTCAACGGCGGCATGTCGTTGTTCAGTCCCGACCGCAGATCGTGTCGCCAACGTTAGTCCCCGCTGCCCTCATTCCTCGCTGGCTGGTAAATTATCAACTGCCAACGGGACCGCTCGCGCGGTGCATCTGCTTTTCTTGCCAGTTATCTAGGAGGCCAGGACGGTGAAAAAGGACGAAATTCTTGCCAAGTTGCAATCCGGTGAAATCTCGGTCGAAGAAGCCTCGAAGCTGCTGACCGACACCGCTCCCAAACGCGGCCAACTGTATTGCAAGGTCAGCGAAAAAGGGGCCATCTCGGTCTACGGCCTGCAGCGCATGCCGGTGACGCTGTACGTCGAACAATGGACCCGCTTGCTCGATTTTTCCGACGACCTGAAGGATTTCATGAAGGAAAACGACAGCAAGCTGAAGCGCAAGGAAGCCGGGGCCGCGGAGTAGGCGGTCCAAATAAAGCGGCAATTCACGTGAACCAGCGGCGTGGTCGCCACGTCTTTGTTTGCAGGGCGGCGGTCTGCGTTTTTTGAAAGAGAAGGTCTGACAGCATGATTCGAGTCGGCATTTTGGGTGCAACGGGTTACACCGCATTGGAACTCATCAAGATTCTGCTGCGCCATCCGCAGGCCCAGATCACGGCAGTCACCAGCCGTCAGGAAGGCCGGCCGCCGATCGCATCGACCCATCCGTCGCTGACGGGCCGGCTCGATTTGCCGCTCGAGGATTTTGCGCCAGCCGCGGTCGCCGAACGCTGCGATTGCATCTTCAGCTGCTTGCCGCACGCGGCTTCGGCAGAATCGGCCAAGGCGTTGCTCGCGCTGGGCAAACGGGTGATCGACTTCAGCGCCGACTATCGACTGAATGATCCGGTCAGCTACAAGAAGTGGTACGACCACGACCATCCCGATGCGGAGCGACTGGGCAACACGGTGTATGGTCTGCCAGAACTATTTCGCAAGCAAATTCCAGATGCGAAGCTGGTCGCCAATCCGGGCTGCTATCCCACTTCGGCGATTCTGCCGCTCATGCCGTTTTTGAAGGACGGCTGGGTGGAAGCAACAGACATCATCGTTGACAGCAAGAGCGGCGTGAGTGGCGCCGGCCGCACGCCGAAGCTCGGCACGCTTTATCCGGAGTGCAACGAAAGCATCTCGGCTTATTCCGTCGGCAAGCATCGGCATCAACCCGAGATCGAACAAATTCTCGGCCGTGTCGCGACGCAGCCGCAGGTCATCTTCACGCCGCATCTCACGCCGATGGATCGCGGCATTCTCTCGGTAAGCTACAGCAAGCCGAAGCGCTCGTTCACCGAAGAAGAAGCCCTCAATCATCTGCGCGACGCTTATCGGGGTGAGCCGTTTGTCCGTGTCGTCAAGCATTTGCCGACGACGAAAGATGTGGCGCATTCCAATTTCTGCGACATCACCGCCCGCGTGACTGGCGGCCGGCTGTTGCTGATCAGCACGCTCGACAATCTGATCAAAGGCGCTTCGGGCGCCGCGGCGCAGAATTTCAACTTGATGTATGGGTTCGCCGAGACGACGGCGCTGCTTTAAAGAAGTAGCTGAATTCGCCAGAATTCAGAAGAACTGCAGCTCGACTGAATTCTGGCGAATTCAGTTACATGAGTGTGACAGCAATGGCCATTGAAGTTCCTGCCGGCTTTGTGATGAACGGCGTTGCCGCGGGCATCAAGAAAACTGGCAAAGACGATTTCACCCTGATCCACTGTCCGGGCGGCGCGACAGCGGCCGGTGTGTATACGCAGAACCTCGTGTTCGCCGCGCCGGTTGGTTTCGACCGCGCTCGCACGCCGTCGAACAACATCCGTGTGATTGCCGTCAACAGCGGCAATGCCAACGCCTGCACGGGCGAACGCGGCATGAACGATTGTAAAGAGATGGCCCGCCTGGCCTCCGTGGCCTGCGGCGAAGACGAATCGACCTCGCTCGTCATGTCGACCGGTGTGATCGGCGTCTTCCTGCCGATGGACAAGATCGCCAATGGCGCGAAGCTCGCGGCTGCAAATCTCGGCAATAGTGAAGCCTCGTTCCTCGCCGCTGCCCGCGGCATCATGACGACCGATCAATTTCACAAAGTCGTCGGCAAGACGCTCGATCTCGGCGGCCGCGCGATTCGCCTCGCTGGCATGTGCAAAGGAGCCGGCATGATCGGCCCGAACATGGCCACCATGCTCGCCATCATGCTGACCGACGCCAAGCTCACCCCCGCCGATGCACAGCGCGTGCTGAAAGCCGCGACCGACGAGAGTTTCAACTGCATCAGCGTCGAAGGGCACACTAGCACGAACGACACGCTGCTGCTCGTCGCCAGTGGCGCTGCCGGCGGCGAACCACTTAGCGGCAGCGATTTGCAAAAATTCCAAGCCGCGCTAACCGACGCCTGCATCGAGCTCGCCCAGCAAATTCCCGACGACGGCGAAGGAGCTTCGCACTTGATCTGCATCGAGATCAAGGGCGCCAAAGACCAAGCCTCCGGCCAGCAGATTGCCCGCACCGTCGCCAACAGTGCGCTCGTGAAAACCGCCGTCGCCGGCGCTGATCCCAATTGGGGCCGCATCGTTTCTGCCGCTGGTTACGCAGGCGTCCCCTTCCAGCCCGAAGGCGTCGGCCTGATTGTGAATGGCCATGAGCTCTATCGTGCCGGCGCTCCGGTAGCCTTCGATGCCAAGACGGTTTCTGCCGCGATCAAGAACAATCGCAAGACCGATATCACGCTAACGTTCACCGAAGGGACCACCACCAGCCGGTTCTGGACAAGCGACCTCAACGTCAATTATGTTCGCTTCAACGCGGATTATACGACGTGAGAACAAGTTCTGAGTTTTGAGTTGGAAGTTCTGAGACAAGAAACGAGTCTCGGGGCCGAATCTCCTGTCTCAGAACTCAAAACTTCCTAACTCAGAACTGCTCCCCCCATGCTGACCAACGCCATCGCTCTGCTTGCTCTTGTCGCGATGGAGATTGTGCTGGGGATCGACAATATCGTCTTCATCTCGGTGGTGACGAGTCGCTTGCCAGAGTCGCAGCAGCGGCAGGCTCGCAACATCGGCATGGCCCTGGCGATGATCTTTCGCATCGGCCTCTTGCTGACGATCACTTGGATCATGGCCCTCAAGGATGCGGCCTTTCACCTGCATGACCTGGGTATTCCCGCCGATTGGTTTCCACGGCACGCGCCGGGCGAAGAGTCAGAGATCGACGCAGTTTCCTGGAAAGATCTGATCCTGCTTGCTGGTGGGATTTTTCTCATTCGCAGCAGCGTGAAGGAAATCCATCACAAGGTGGAAGGAGTTCACGAAGAGGATGAAGCCGAAGCCAAGAAGGCCACGTTCAACTCGGTGATCGTTCAGATCGTCCTGCTCGATATTATCTTCTCGCTTGATTCGGTCATCACCGCCGTCGGCATGGCCGAGAACATCTGGATCATGATCACCGCCGTGATGATCGCGGTCGGTGTGATGATGGCGTTCTCGGGCTACGTCGCTCGCTTTGTCGAACGACATCCCACGGTCAAAATGCTGGCCCTCAGCTTCCTGCTTCTCATCGGCGTCATGCTCGTCGCTGAAGGGATCGGCACGCACTTCGACAAGGGCTATGTCTATTTTGCGATGGCCTTTTCATTGGGCGTGGAAGCGCTCAACTTGCGAGCAAGTGCCAAAGCGGCACGGCGGCGAGCCACGGCGATGAAGGAAGAAAAGCTTCTTAATAAGCACTAATGGCGACATCATCCCTGCCAACCGAAGTGCCTTCTCTACCCGCACCGAAGCGGCGGTGGCGATTTTCGATTCGGCAGTTGCTGCTCGCCATCGTCGTGATCGCGGTCGCACTGGTGCTGTATCGCGAAGTGCCGGACATTGTTCGCCGGCAGATTTACAACGATCCGGTGCCTCTTGTTGTTGGAGACAAAAACCTGATTCACGTACGGCAGATGCCGTACCTGCCCTCACAACATTTCGTTTATCGCGTCTATCTGCCAACCGACCGAGATTTTGAAGTCTGCGTTGGCGCACCTGGCGAAGGCGAGGCATTTCCAGTACCGAGCGCCACAATGTCGATTCCCGCACAGCCCGACCGAAAGGAGGTAAAGATCATCGGACTGACTTGCCCCGCAGATCCCGAAGGACTAACCCAAAAGTTCTTCATCGAAGCAGAAAGCTACCTCGGCCCTCATTACCGGCCGATCCAAGTCCCGCTCCAGCGTTCGCAGTCGAGTCGTATCTTTCGGAGAGTGGGGGTTCGCACGACTGAATCCTGTCCCGCCGATCAGCGTGTGGTCCTTTTAAGACTGTTCTCAAGAGACGCCGCGGACCTTAATGCTCCACTTCCAAATCTGAATGAATTCTCGGCAGGTAAGGGCTTCATCGTGTGGATTCAGCCCAAATCAAACGAGAAAAATTAACGGCGAACCTGTCACAAGACGGGCCGGTCTTGCGCAGTAGAATTGCTCGTCCTCTTATCGTTTGAACCTGCGCATTCACTCGAAAGCGATTCATGTTTCGCAGCTGTTTTTTGGCCCTGCTTCTGTACGCGGCGATTGCCGTGGGTTACTGGTTTTGGCTCGACAAGGTCTTCGATCGTCCCGGCAGTTATTGGGGCGCGGCCGGTTTGGGCTTTGTCGTTTTCTGCTGCATCGGCGCGCTGATGAATGCCTGGACAGCCTGGAAGGATTGGACGCTCGCGTCGGCCGCGCGCGGTCACTCGCCGCCGCGCGATGGCCGCTTGATGGCTGCCTGTGGCCCGATTCAGCCGGTCGGTCAGCCGCTGCTCGCGCCGTTCAGCAATGCGCCGTGCTGCTTGGTGGAATACGATCTCTCGACGCAATCGAAATCCACTTCGACTGACGACGATACGAAGACCGGTTCCGATCTGGCCGGTTTTCTGATGACGCCGTCCGAAATTCAGACCGGCGCCGGGAACATCCGGTTGCTTGGCTTTCCGATCTTGGAAGAGACCGCTTCGTACACGCTGGGAAGTTTCACGGCAGCGCGGCGGGCTCGCGACTTCGTCAGCCGCACTCAGTTCGAAGACATCAGCGGCTTGCGACTGGTGAATGTTTTCTCAGCGATTCAAGATGCCTGGGCCGATGAGGATGGGCACGTCGAAAAGAATCTGCAGTTAAAGAAGGTCAATCCGCAGGCCCTGTTTCCCGACGATCTG is drawn from Anatilimnocola floriformis and contains these coding sequences:
- a CDS encoding TerC family protein, which encodes MLTNAIALLALVAMEIVLGIDNIVFISVVTSRLPESQQRQARNIGMALAMIFRIGLLLTITWIMALKDAAFHLHDLGIPADWFPRHAPGEESEIDAVSWKDLILLAGGIFLIRSSVKEIHHKVEGVHEEDEAEAKKATFNSVIVQIVLLDIIFSLDSVITAVGMAENIWIMITAVMIAVGVMMAFSGYVARFVERHPTVKMLALSFLLLIGVMLVAEGIGTHFDKGYVYFAMAFSLGVEALNLRASAKAARRRATAMKEEKLLNKH
- the argJ gene encoding bifunctional glutamate N-acetyltransferase/amino-acid acetyltransferase ArgJ, with the protein product MAIEVPAGFVMNGVAAGIKKTGKDDFTLIHCPGGATAAGVYTQNLVFAAPVGFDRARTPSNNIRVIAVNSGNANACTGERGMNDCKEMARLASVACGEDESTSLVMSTGVIGVFLPMDKIANGAKLAAANLGNSEASFLAAARGIMTTDQFHKVVGKTLDLGGRAIRLAGMCKGAGMIGPNMATMLAIMLTDAKLTPADAQRVLKAATDESFNCISVEGHTSTNDTLLLVASGAAGGEPLSGSDLQKFQAALTDACIELAQQIPDDGEGASHLICIEIKGAKDQASGQQIARTVANSALVKTAVAGADPNWGRIVSAAGYAGVPFQPEGVGLIVNGHELYRAGAPVAFDAKTVSAAIKNNRKTDITLTFTEGTTTSRFWTSDLNVNYVRFNADYTT